In the Dolichospermum flos-aquae CCAP 1403/13F genome, AAACTTTAGAAGAACGTTTACGGGAAGGTAAAATCTATACTCCTGATAAAATTGAGCAATCTTTAGAAAACTTTTTTCAACGTCGAAATCTGATTGCTTTGCGAGAATTAGCATTAAGAGAAGTCGCAGATACGGTTGAAGAAGAAGCAAATACTTCCATTTCTGCTGGGCAAATTTGTAATGTCCACGAACGAGTTTTAGTATGTGTATCTACTTATCCCAATTCGATTCAATTATTACGGCGTGGGGCGCGACTTGCTAATTATATGAATGCCAAACTTTATACTCTATTTATTGCAGATCCTGAACGTTTTCTCAGTAAGGAAGAAAGTTTACACATTGATACTTGTGAAAAACTATGTCTTGAATTCGCTGGTGAATTTCTCCATATTAAAAATCACAATGTTTCTCAAACAATTGCCCAAATTGCCGCAACTTATCATATCACTCAGATAGTTATTGGTGAAAGTCAGCAACCTCGATGGAAAAGATTTTTCAAACGCTCTTTTACACAACGCTTGCTGGAGTTAATCAGAAATCAAAACATAGATTTACATATTATCGCTACAGAGAAATAAATTTTAATATTTTTTAATCTATCTTCGATGAGATGCAATTTTTTTCTTTTTCGTCTAGCATAAATATCGAACATTAACTTAAATATCTATTCTCGCCAGTTACCCAAATTCTTTGTAGCCAAGCCGCGCTCGTTTCCCACTTACCGGGTATTCTTATGAAGTGTAAAATTTAATTACAAAACTATGCCATAAAAGGCTTTGACTCTTGACCCCTGTTGTATGATTGTTAGTAAATGTTAAGGATGCTTTTACCAAATATTAACCTAAAAAGCCGAATATACTCATTATCATTAGTTAGCAAG is a window encoding:
- a CDS encoding sensor protein KdpD; its protein translation is MFYPNTPSPDSSYIRPARRGKHKIFIGMAPGVGKTYRMLEEAHQLKQDGIDVVIGVLETHGRKDTAAKAIGLEIIPKKASIHKNINLQEMDTETILERSPQLVLVDELAHTNIPGSAREKRYQDVELILAEGIDVYSTVNIQHLESLNDLVARITGVVVRERIPDLLLDEADAVVVIDVTPETLEERLREGKIYTPDKIEQSLENFFQRRNLIALRELALREVADTVEEEANTSISAGQICNVHERVLVCVSTYPNSIQLLRRGARLANYMNAKLYTLFIADPERFLSKEESLHIDTCEKLCLEFAGEFLHIKNHNVSQTIAQIAATYHITQIVIGESQQPRWKRFFKRSFTQRLLELIRNQNIDLHIIATEK